One Bacillota bacterium genomic region harbors:
- the rimI gene encoding ribosomal protein S18-alanine N-acetyltransferase, whose protein sequence is MITMKPVIRQMTMADINQVYDIERRSQSAPWSKMTFQRELLGNHHNMCLVAELGERIVGFICMYYVLDEAHITNIAVDLPFQNKGIGTRLMLAAIEVMMDRGIKHITLEVRKSNTKAQHLYMKFGFRMKGIRKGYYTDNYEDAFIFWTGDITSDYYKKLFSEISKELERKYA, encoded by the coding sequence ATGATAACGATGAAACCAGTTATACGCCAGATGACTATGGCCGATATCAATCAGGTCTATGATATAGAGCGTCGCTCTCAGTCTGCTCCGTGGAGCAAGATGACGTTTCAGAGGGAACTTTTAGGCAATCACCACAATATGTGTTTGGTTGCTGAGCTTGGTGAACGGATCGTAGGGTTTATTTGCATGTATTATGTGCTCGATGAAGCACATATTACCAATATTGCGGTCGATTTGCCATTTCAGAACAAAGGCATAGGGACACGCCTTATGCTGGCAGCCATCGAGGTTATGATGGACCGCGGAATCAAACATATAACCCTTGAAGTGCGCAAGTCAAATACCAAAGCCCAGCATCTATACATGAAGTTTGGTTTCAGGATGAAGGGTATTCGTAAAGGCTATTATACAGATAATTATGAGGATGCTTTTATCTTTTGGACCGGTGATATCACCAGTGATTATTACAAGAAGCTCTTTAGCGAAATAAGCAAAGAGCTTGAGAGAAAGTACGCATAA